The following are encoded in a window of Roseimaritima ulvae genomic DNA:
- a CDS encoding metallophosphoesterase family protein, whose product MKIWFISDTHNEHLGLRVPEVDLVIHCGDESTHGNAWMNEPEARQFFEWYSSLDISTKVFVPGNHSTAVEQGLIVAEDYPGVQFLVHEAMQWNGLKIFGSPYTPRFHDWAYMKKRAKLDLVWQSVPDDVDILVTHGPPKGVLDLTRDIESHAIVQVGCAALRRHVDQRIYPRIHAFGHLHDEKGISNFGLFTRGSTQFINCACCNLAGKLKNNGFVVEV is encoded by the coding sequence ATGAAAATCTGGTTTATTTCTGATACTCACAACGAGCACCTTGGATTGCGGGTGCCGGAAGTGGACTTGGTGATTCACTGTGGCGACGAGTCGACGCATGGCAATGCTTGGATGAATGAACCGGAAGCGAGACAGTTTTTTGAATGGTATTCGTCGCTGGATATCTCTACCAAGGTGTTTGTTCCAGGTAATCATTCTACGGCCGTCGAGCAGGGGCTGATCGTCGCCGAAGACTATCCCGGGGTTCAGTTCCTGGTCCATGAGGCGATGCAGTGGAATGGGCTGAAGATTTTCGGCTCGCCGTACACGCCACGGTTTCATGATTGGGCTTACATGAAAAAACGAGCCAAGCTGGATCTCGTTTGGCAATCGGTTCCGGATGACGTGGACATTCTAGTCACACACGGGCCGCCGAAGGGTGTGCTGGATCTGACACGCGACATCGAGTCACATGCGATTGTTCAAGTTGGCTGTGCGGCCCTGCGCCGGCATGTCGACCAAAGGATCTATCCTCGAATCCATGCTTTTGGGCACCTGCATGACGAGAAAGGCATCAGCAACTTCGGCTTGTTTACCCGTGGCTCGACGCAGTTTATCAATTGCGCGTGCTGCAATCTCGCTGGCAAGCTCAAGAACAATGGGTTTGTTGTTGAGGTTTAA
- a CDS encoding protein kinase domain-containing protein, with protein MKPDTDNEKEFEKVESMTDRPDSWLLRQWKNGDERAAEVLFDRYAFRLVALVASRLNRRYRSQIDPEQVMQSALGSFFDAARHSRIQVSQNVSLWRLLATFARRKLARSIERHSASKRGGNQTRLPLNDDFDQRPSVSGRFPGFAADDSDADEFLHHLQAELPADQFSVVEGLLAGQSQRELAESLGIDERTVRRRLARVRQWLSPASEKSPDPLSGNPATQGLVAATATHLPRVTYNQFVLGKLIGSGGFGKVYRASLQSDGSTVAVKFLRKAFWQNAEGRASFLREINAASRIDHPGVIRYLGYGESPHGGPYVLSEWIDGRPMHAIDRPAERRFIKWLRQICEAIQSVHQAGLIHGDLTPANTLIDDQDKVTITDFGFSQASLGRTSPILGGTLGFAAPEQIDPAFGKISVKTDIYAIGGLIHWYLRGQPPNQREGIAATLMETVESRHVQDVMVIGSQAGANLQTIMQTSLESSPADRSATIQDTLQRLAD; from the coding sequence TTGAAACCGGACACCGACAACGAAAAAGAATTTGAAAAAGTCGAGTCGATGACGGACCGGCCGGATAGCTGGCTGCTGCGCCAATGGAAAAACGGAGACGAGCGGGCGGCCGAAGTTCTTTTTGACCGTTACGCATTCCGGCTCGTGGCTCTCGTCGCCAGCCGGCTGAATCGTCGCTATCGATCCCAAATCGATCCCGAACAAGTCATGCAATCGGCCCTGGGAAGCTTTTTCGACGCTGCCCGGCATAGTCGCATCCAAGTCAGTCAGAACGTTTCGCTGTGGCGGTTGCTGGCGACTTTCGCCCGTCGCAAGCTTGCCCGCTCGATCGAGCGGCATTCGGCATCCAAGCGAGGTGGCAATCAAACTCGCCTCCCGCTCAACGACGATTTCGATCAGCGGCCGAGCGTTAGCGGCCGGTTCCCAGGTTTCGCGGCAGACGACTCCGACGCGGACGAATTCCTGCATCACCTGCAGGCCGAGCTTCCGGCCGATCAGTTCTCCGTCGTCGAAGGATTGCTTGCCGGCCAGTCGCAGCGTGAGCTGGCCGAATCGCTGGGAATCGATGAGCGAACCGTGCGGAGGCGACTTGCCAGAGTTCGCCAATGGTTGTCCCCCGCGTCAGAAAAGTCGCCAGATCCTCTCTCCGGCAATCCGGCCACGCAGGGACTCGTCGCAGCAACCGCTACGCATTTGCCTCGTGTGACCTACAACCAGTTCGTGCTTGGCAAACTGATCGGCAGCGGCGGTTTCGGCAAAGTGTATCGCGCCAGCCTGCAATCCGACGGTAGCACGGTCGCGGTAAAATTTCTGCGAAAAGCGTTCTGGCAAAACGCAGAAGGTCGCGCGTCGTTTCTGCGAGAAATCAACGCAGCGTCACGCATCGATCATCCCGGCGTCATTCGCTATCTCGGCTATGGCGAGTCACCGCATGGAGGCCCGTACGTTCTCAGCGAGTGGATCGACGGCCGCCCGATGCACGCGATCGATCGGCCCGCCGAGCGACGCTTTATCAAGTGGCTAAGACAAATCTGCGAAGCCATCCAGTCGGTGCACCAAGCCGGGCTGATCCACGGCGACCTGACGCCAGCCAACACGCTGATCGACGATCAAGACAAAGTCACGATCACTGACTTCGGTTTTTCGCAAGCCTCGCTGGGGCGGACTTCACCGATCCTCGGCGGTACCCTCGGCTTCGCCGCCCCCGAGCAAATCGATCCCGCCTTCGGCAAGATCAGCGTCAAGACCGACATCTACGCCATCGGCGGCCTGATCCACTGGTACTTGCGCGGCCAGCCGCCCAACCAACGCGAAGGCATCGCCGCAACGCTAATGGAAACCGTCGAAAGCCGCCATGTCCAAGACGTTATGGTTATCGGTTCGCAAGCCGGCGCAAACCTGCAAACGATCATGCAAACATCCTTGGAGTCCTCCCCGGCCGATAGGTCCGCAACAATACAAGACACGCTTCAGCGACTAGCGGACTAA
- a CDS encoding 4Fe-4S dicluster domain-containing protein, translating into MAMVVTQPCIGCKDKACLGVCPAECFHTDEDEPMVYIDPDECIDCGACVSECPTEAIFYEDDVPEPWHRFIELNARKANECPPAE; encoded by the coding sequence ATGGCAATGGTGGTTACTCAACCCTGCATCGGTTGCAAAGACAAAGCCTGCTTGGGAGTCTGCCCGGCCGAGTGTTTTCATACAGACGAAGACGAACCAATGGTCTACATCGACCCCGATGAATGCATCGATTGTGGGGCTTGCGTTAGCGAATGCCCAACCGAGGCGATTTTCTATGAAGACGACGTGCCAGAACCATGGCATCGGTTCATTGAATTAAACGCGAGGAAGGCCAATGAATGCCCGCCGGCGGAGTAA
- a CDS encoding M28 family peptidase, translating into MTTDPTAPNDPTAPNNPKTIEHNLRLHVDRLAGLIGPRTLSKPKTIQATIGYIEGQWAEMGYGHSREYYDALGDEASNLIVERPGTKRSDQIVLLGAHYDTVISTPGADDNASAVAVLLEVSRLLREHRGKRTARFVAFACEEPPYFNMDSMGSQHHARQSRQRGDNIVGMLCLEMVGYYSLSKGSQTVPPGIPKWMHRFFPQRGNFLAAVGNMPSWKLCWRFRRGFKRGTRRMPLFSICLPEKIHEIRLSDNSSFWDQGYPALMLTDTSFLRNPNYHQATDTPDTLDYPRMTEVTLGVASAMRKLLG; encoded by the coding sequence ATGACAACTGACCCAACTGCCCCAAACGACCCAACGGCTCCCAATAACCCCAAAACCATCGAGCACAACCTCAGGCTGCACGTCGACCGGCTGGCGGGGCTGATCGGTCCGCGGACGTTGAGCAAGCCGAAAACGATTCAGGCCACGATCGGCTACATCGAAGGTCAGTGGGCTGAGATGGGATACGGTCACTCGCGGGAATACTACGACGCCCTGGGCGACGAGGCGAGCAATTTGATTGTCGAGCGGCCCGGCACGAAGCGGTCGGATCAGATCGTTTTGCTCGGCGCACATTACGACACCGTCATCAGCACTCCCGGTGCCGATGACAACGCCTCCGCCGTCGCGGTGTTGCTCGAAGTCAGCCGTTTGCTGCGCGAGCACCGCGGCAAACGGACCGCACGCTTCGTCGCGTTCGCTTGCGAGGAGCCGCCGTACTTCAACATGGATTCGATGGGCAGCCAGCACCACGCTCGTCAATCGCGGCAGCGCGGCGACAACATCGTCGGCATGCTGTGCCTGGAGATGGTCGGCTACTACAGTCTCAGCAAAGGCTCGCAGACGGTTCCACCGGGGATCCCTAAATGGATGCACCGGTTTTTCCCGCAACGCGGCAATTTTTTAGCGGCCGTCGGCAACATGCCATCCTGGAAGTTGTGCTGGAGATTCCGGCGAGGCTTCAAACGCGGCACGCGCCGAATGCCTCTGTTTTCCATCTGCCTGCCCGAAAAGATCCACGAGATCCGGCTCAGCGATAACAGTTCCTTCTGGGACCAGGGCTACCCGGCCCTGATGCTGACCGACACCAGCTTCCTGCGGAACCCCAACTACCACCAAGCCACCGACACACCGGACACGCTCGACTATCCCCGCATGACCGAAGTCACCCTCGGCGTCGCCTCCGCAATGCGGAAGCTGCTGGGCTAG
- a CDS encoding RNA 2'-phosphotransferase: protein MKSKNKLVSTSKFLSLVHLSPDEETATKVGSRRGQPIVLCVAAETMHRDGHQFYLSANGVWLVDAVPAAYLTFPG, encoded by the coding sequence ATGAAATCCAAAAACAAACTCGTATCCACCAGCAAGTTCCTCAGCTTAGTGCATCTTTCACCCGATGAAGAAACCGCCACAAAGGTCGGTTCGCGGCGAGGTCAGCCGATCGTCCTTTGCGTCGCCGCCGAAACCATGCATCGCGACGGCCACCAGTTCTATCTTTCCGCCAACGGCGTCTGGCTCGTCGACGCGGTCCCAGCAGCGTATCTGACTTTTCCGGGATGA
- a CDS encoding AraC family transcriptional regulator yields MKHFKVRGSADDGITVHQWESVEHTWPNHSHPEYKLGVSEGGTGTFFYRGQRYFTGPGKLLVIHPGEVHSCTATGAWRYLYAAPNVVANIVRTFDRNGDIEPLLLPPVIDDTQLVELVLQAHRAMDDGDPQLDQESAFYDAICELLVRHASMPDVPKKRGRANIRKVKESLEAKFRENVSLYELAQLAGTSAPYLSRVFSKEVGIPIQTYLSQIRVRRARQMLMAGETLANVAYAAGFADQSHFTRHFKRFIGVAPGAYSKAVNPSSDS; encoded by the coding sequence GTGAAGCATTTCAAGGTGCGTGGTTCTGCCGATGATGGGATTACGGTGCATCAATGGGAGTCCGTCGAACACACGTGGCCGAATCACTCGCACCCCGAGTACAAACTGGGCGTTTCCGAAGGCGGGACGGGGACGTTTTTCTATCGTGGCCAGCGATACTTCACCGGCCCGGGAAAGCTGCTCGTCATTCATCCCGGTGAAGTGCATTCGTGCACGGCTACCGGGGCGTGGCGATATCTCTATGCAGCCCCGAACGTGGTCGCCAATATCGTGAGGACGTTTGACCGCAACGGGGATATCGAACCCTTGTTGTTGCCGCCGGTCATCGACGACACGCAACTTGTGGAGCTCGTTTTGCAGGCTCACCGGGCGATGGACGACGGAGATCCACAGTTGGATCAGGAATCCGCTTTCTATGATGCCATCTGCGAGCTTTTGGTGCGGCACGCGTCCATGCCGGACGTTCCGAAAAAGCGGGGACGGGCGAACATTCGCAAAGTCAAGGAGAGCTTGGAAGCGAAATTCCGCGAGAATGTTTCGCTTTACGAACTCGCCCAATTGGCCGGGACCTCCGCCCCGTATCTAAGCCGCGTCTTCTCCAAAGAGGTCGGCATTCCCATCCAGACCTATCTCTCGCAAATCCGCGTGCGACGGGCGCGGCAGATGTTGATGGCCGGTGAGACGCTAGCGAATGTCGCCTACGCTGCCGGTTTCGCGGACCAGTCGCACTTCACGCGGCATTTCAAACGATTCATCGGGGTTGCGCCGGGAGCGTATTCCAAGGCGGTGAATCCGTCGAGCGACTCCTGA
- a CDS encoding SDR family NAD(P)-dependent oxidoreductase, whose translation MNLELNNKTALVTASTGGIGLAIATRLAAEGATTIINGRSEASVEKAMGKIRESQPEADLIGLVADNGTAEGVARTVAEHPQIDILVNNLGIFEAVDFFDLTDEAWQHIFDVNVMSGVRLARHYLKQMLEQNSGRIVFISSESGVVPAPEMPHYAMTKTAQLAVSRSLAQLTKGSAVTVNTVMPGSTFTPGVKEFVSNLFPEEPYASAEKRFMADNRPTSLIQRLIQPEEIANMVAFVASPLASAINGAPIRVDGGLIPTIA comes from the coding sequence ATGAACCTGGAACTGAACAACAAAACAGCTTTGGTCACTGCATCAACGGGCGGAATCGGCTTGGCGATCGCGACTCGCCTGGCCGCCGAAGGGGCAACAACAATCATCAACGGTCGCAGCGAAGCGAGTGTCGAAAAAGCGATGGGAAAAATCCGCGAGAGCCAACCCGAGGCGGACCTGATCGGGCTGGTTGCTGACAATGGGACGGCCGAAGGCGTCGCACGAACCGTCGCCGAGCATCCGCAGATCGATATCCTGGTCAACAACTTGGGCATTTTTGAAGCGGTTGATTTTTTCGACCTGACGGACGAAGCGTGGCAGCACATCTTTGACGTCAACGTGATGAGCGGTGTGCGTCTTGCCCGGCATTATCTGAAGCAAATGCTGGAGCAGAACAGCGGACGCATCGTCTTCATCAGCAGCGAATCCGGCGTCGTGCCCGCGCCGGAAATGCCACACTACGCGATGACGAAGACAGCCCAACTTGCCGTCTCCCGAAGTCTGGCTCAATTGACCAAGGGAAGCGCAGTCACGGTCAACACCGTGATGCCTGGTTCGACGTTTACCCCGGGCGTGAAGGAATTCGTCAGCAACCTGTTTCCGGAAGAGCCCTACGCTTCGGCGGAGAAGCGGTTCATGGCAGACAATCGACCGACCTCATTGATTCAGAGACTGATCCAGCCGGAAGAGATCGCCAACATGGTTGCGTTTGTCGCCAGCCCCCTCGCATCGGCTATCAACGGAGCACCAATACGAGTCGACGGCGGCCTCATTCCAACGATCGCCTAA
- a CDS encoding peroxiredoxin-like family protein, with product MSLHEKLSQLNAEIIAALPAESVTVMREQTQRLRESRIVASAPKTGDRLKDFHLPNHLGEMRSLAALRERGPVVVTFYRGGWCPYCNLELRAYQAVLPEIKTAGATLVAITPELPDASLTTSEKNELEFEILTDAHADYTRKLGLVFTLPEPLRPIYQGLGINLEEHNGEGQFDLPLAATFVVDIDGAIASAFVDADYTSRAEPTDVVEVLQSLVKQNA from the coding sequence ATGTCGCTTCACGAAAAGCTCTCCCAACTCAACGCAGAAATCATCGCCGCGTTGCCAGCGGAGTCTGTCACCGTCATGCGTGAGCAGACGCAGAGACTACGCGAGTCCCGTATCGTCGCGTCGGCCCCTAAGACCGGGGACAGGTTAAAAGACTTTCATCTTCCCAATCATCTCGGCGAAATGAGAAGCCTCGCTGCCCTGAGAGAACGCGGGCCTGTCGTCGTGACATTCTACCGCGGTGGGTGGTGCCCTTACTGCAATTTGGAATTACGGGCGTACCAAGCGGTGCTTCCGGAGATTAAGACTGCGGGAGCGACCTTGGTCGCCATCACGCCGGAACTCCCTGATGCGTCTCTGACGACCTCTGAGAAGAATGAGTTGGAGTTTGAAATTCTTACCGACGCCCACGCAGACTACACACGCAAACTGGGGCTCGTCTTTACGTTGCCGGAACCGTTACGTCCCATCTATCAGGGCCTCGGGATCAATCTTGAAGAACACAACGGAGAAGGGCAGTTTGACCTGCCGCTGGCCGCTACCTTCGTTGTCGACATCGACGGGGCCATCGCCAGTGCTTTCGTTGATGCGGACTACACCTCACGCGCAGAGCCGACGGATGTTGTGGAGGTCCTTCAGTCGCTGGTCAAACAAAACGCTTGA
- a CDS encoding cupin domain-containing protein gives MPKPSKIEPVLIRPEAWLKNSSPPLGSQEGRHFGVDCVVIRYSTDTIGEGPSLHVHPYDEIFHILEGRAQFTVGEQQFEAVAGSLVIGPANVPHAYKNLGPGRLDSIDFHLSPEWIQYDLPRDGESLSAPTLS, from the coding sequence ATGCCGAAACCAAGCAAAATCGAACCAGTTCTTATTCGACCCGAAGCGTGGCTGAAGAATTCCAGCCCCCCGCTGGGATCCCAAGAGGGACGTCATTTTGGCGTTGATTGCGTCGTCATTCGCTACAGCACCGATACGATCGGCGAGGGGCCAAGCTTGCATGTGCATCCGTATGACGAAATCTTTCATATCCTCGAAGGACGCGCACAGTTCACCGTTGGTGAGCAGCAATTCGAGGCGGTGGCGGGGTCGCTTGTTATTGGACCGGCGAACGTGCCACACGCTTACAAGAACTTAGGCCCCGGTCGCTTGGACTCGATTGATTTTCATTTGAGCCCAGAATGGATCCAATATGACCTGCCCCGCGACGGCGAGTCGCTGAGCGCGCCGACGCTTTCGTAG
- a CDS encoding VOC family protein, whose translation MTAKFFRAAPYADDAMNLPVRDIDEAIPFYESKMGFRVASRSEDGCRRVVLERDTIQIGLAENGGDPSQEGCFFEVDDVQAAAAELRSYDPSLETDMKTQQHGDTTYCLFFVVAPDGLCYCIGEAQK comes from the coding sequence ATGACGGCCAAATTCTTTCGAGCCGCCCCGTATGCCGACGATGCAATGAACCTTCCCGTTCGAGACATCGACGAAGCGATTCCGTTCTACGAATCGAAGATGGGATTTCGCGTTGCCTCGCGATCCGAGGACGGGTGCCGTCGAGTGGTGCTTGAACGAGATACCATTCAGATTGGTCTCGCCGAAAATGGCGGCGATCCGTCGCAGGAGGGATGCTTCTTTGAAGTGGACGACGTCCAGGCGGCCGCAGCGGAGCTTCGGTCCTATGACCCGAGTCTCGAAACGGACATGAAAACGCAGCAACACGGCGACACGACCTATTGCCTATTCTTCGTCGTCGCACCCGATGGTCTGTGCTACTGCATTGGCGAGGCTCAGAAGTGA
- a CDS encoding cation transporter, whose amino-acid sequence MCQITVRGTLEEDQQGKFMADCGCEFEATDDEQRRTLRIVLAINALMFVAEMTAGLLAESAGLIADSLDMLADASVYAISLFAVGRVAKIRRSAATASGVLQVLLGGGVLIEVVRRFTFGTEPIGWTMIGIAAIALVANAICLRLLWKHRGGDVNFRASFIFSANDVIANFGVIVSGALVLLTESAIPDLLIGIIIAAVVFRGGVKILREAKEDAKNEQADEQHNG is encoded by the coding sequence GTGTGTCAGATCACAGTTCGCGGCACGCTGGAAGAAGACCAACAGGGTAAGTTCATGGCTGATTGCGGATGTGAATTCGAAGCGACAGATGACGAACAGCGGCGAACACTTCGCATCGTTCTAGCAATCAATGCGTTGATGTTTGTCGCCGAGATGACGGCAGGTCTACTGGCAGAATCCGCGGGATTGATCGCTGACTCGCTTGATATGCTCGCCGATGCCAGTGTGTACGCGATCAGCCTATTCGCAGTCGGTAGGGTCGCGAAGATTCGCCGCAGCGCGGCGACCGCCAGTGGCGTTCTACAAGTATTGCTCGGTGGTGGAGTCCTGATCGAAGTCGTGCGACGTTTCACGTTTGGTACCGAACCAATCGGTTGGACGATGATCGGCATTGCCGCGATTGCACTTGTGGCCAATGCAATCTGCCTGCGACTGTTGTGGAAACATCGAGGCGGAGATGTCAACTTTCGAGCCTCTTTCATTTTCTCGGCGAATGACGTCATCGCAAACTTCGGCGTCATCGTGTCGGGGGCCTTGGTGTTGTTGACCGAGTCGGCAATTCCCGACCTTTTGATCGGCATCATCATTGCCGCGGTTGTCTTTCGGGGTGGTGTGAAAATTCTCCGGGAGGCGAAGGAGGATGCAAAAAATGAGCAAGCAGACGAACAACACAATGGCTAG
- a CDS encoding FAD-dependent oxidoreductase, whose amino-acid sequence MKICHIIVAAFAVIAAAPVHAQQSQATRADVIVYGSTPGGFCAAIAAAREGASVILLEPTNHVGGLSTGGLSHCDSNQMVRSTLMGLFDEWHTRVVKDYTDRGLEAPYDPAKKNTARWCFEPHVAMRVTRGMLDEAGVLVLTQRYLKSVTKDGPRITSLVTKNGTFTARVFIDGTYEGDLMAAAGVDWTIGREGRDEYGEPLAGKQYPKKKMNINGFDAQGKLLPLLTTDDAGADEEGDGNIMTYSFRLCLTTDPKNHVPMPKPANYDPTRFEVIRRYLKAGGKSVGFDAYALPASEIVGLRTLPLSNKKFDGNNSIGRQFSIGLVGGANEWHSADEIGRNKIWEAHKQYTLEFIHFLTTDPAVPAELRSQYAKFGLCKDEFVEHGHFPPALYVRESRRMKGMYVISQKDIIHEPAKDDPIAISSFPIDSHDVQRIALKDGGVINEGTIFPVRVKGLRVGYAYHVPYRAILPKPNQCDNLLVPVALSCTHVGIASLRIEGAWMVIGQGAGVAAALAAKNDVAVQELEYAKLRERLLTQKQVLELPDVSALISVSDSIAAKSLPGIVLDDSQATLTGNWSRSTNFKPHVESGYVFSGENDPTAKGDGQATATFRFKSAKSGRYQLLMAYSAHETRAKNVPVTVTSGSHRKEIIVDQTVPLPSGKHFRRIEAVDLDADTETVIQITNAETTGFVIIDALQLLPAEHK is encoded by the coding sequence ATGAAGATTTGTCACATCATTGTTGCCGCTTTCGCCGTCATCGCTGCGGCTCCTGTGCACGCTCAGCAATCGCAGGCGACCAGAGCGGACGTCATCGTTTACGGATCCACACCCGGTGGCTTCTGCGCTGCTATCGCTGCGGCTCGCGAAGGTGCTTCGGTCATTCTTCTTGAACCCACCAACCACGTCGGCGGTTTGAGCACAGGCGGTCTAAGTCACTGCGACTCGAACCAGATGGTCCGCAGCACCTTGATGGGACTCTTCGACGAATGGCATACGCGCGTGGTGAAGGACTACACGGATCGCGGTCTCGAGGCCCCTTACGACCCGGCAAAGAAGAACACGGCGCGGTGGTGTTTTGAGCCTCACGTTGCGATGCGTGTGACCAGGGGAATGTTAGACGAGGCCGGTGTCCTCGTGTTGACGCAGCGTTATCTGAAATCGGTTACGAAAGACGGACCGCGAATCACGTCGCTGGTCACGAAGAACGGTACTTTCACTGCGAGAGTATTTATCGATGGCACTTATGAAGGCGATTTGATGGCGGCGGCTGGAGTCGACTGGACGATCGGTCGTGAAGGTCGCGACGAGTACGGCGAGCCCCTGGCGGGCAAGCAGTACCCAAAGAAAAAGATGAACATCAACGGCTTTGATGCCCAAGGCAAACTGTTGCCACTGCTCACGACCGATGATGCCGGGGCCGACGAAGAGGGGGATGGGAACATCATGACCTACAGCTTTCGGCTGTGCCTAACGACGGATCCTAAGAACCACGTGCCCATGCCGAAGCCGGCTAATTACGACCCGACTCGATTTGAAGTGATCCGCCGGTACCTGAAAGCCGGCGGCAAATCGGTCGGTTTCGACGCCTACGCGCTGCCTGCGAGCGAAATCGTCGGGCTCCGCACCTTGCCTCTTTCTAACAAAAAGTTTGATGGCAACAATTCGATCGGACGACAGTTTTCAATCGGCCTCGTGGGCGGCGCCAACGAGTGGCATTCGGCCGACGAAATAGGACGAAACAAAATCTGGGAAGCGCACAAACAGTACACCCTAGAATTCATCCACTTCTTGACGACCGACCCCGCTGTGCCCGCGGAGCTCCGCAGCCAATACGCAAAATTCGGCCTCTGCAAAGACGAGTTCGTTGAACATGGCCATTTCCCACCCGCGCTGTATGTCCGTGAGTCGCGCCGCATGAAGGGGATGTATGTCATCAGCCAAAAGGACATCATTCACGAGCCGGCGAAAGATGACCCCATAGCCATCTCATCCTTCCCCATCGACTCGCACGACGTCCAGCGTATCGCGTTGAAGGATGGCGGCGTGATCAATGAAGGCACGATCTTCCCCGTGCGTGTGAAAGGCCTGCGGGTTGGTTATGCCTACCACGTACCCTACCGCGCGATCCTGCCGAAACCGAATCAATGTGACAACTTGCTCGTTCCCGTCGCGTTGTCCTGCACGCACGTCGGTATTGCATCGCTGAGGATTGAAGGAGCATGGATGGTGATCGGTCAGGGAGCGGGCGTCGCAGCAGCATTAGCGGCAAAGAACGACGTGGCGGTGCAAGAACTTGAATACGCAAAACTGCGTGAACGACTGCTGACGCAAAAGCAGGTGCTGGAATTGCCGGACGTATCCGCCCTAATATCGGTCAGCGACTCCATCGCCGCGAAGTCGTTACCAGGAATCGTACTCGACGACTCGCAAGCGACGCTGACAGGCAACTGGTCGCGATCAACGAATTTCAAACCACATGTTGAAAGCGGATATGTCTTCAGCGGGGAAAACGATCCAACGGCAAAAGGCGACGGCCAAGCGACGGCGACCTTTCGGTTCAAATCCGCAAAGTCTGGTCGCTATCAATTACTGATGGCTTATTCGGCCCACGAAACTCGAGCGAAGAATGTCCCCGTGACCGTTACCTCAGGATCTCACCGCAAAGAAATCATCGTTGATCAGACCGTCCCCCTTCCCAGCGGCAAACACTTTCGCCGAATCGAAGCGGTTGATCTTGATGCGGACACCGAGACGGTCATTCAAATAACGAACGCTGAAACCACGGGGTTTGTGATTATCGATGCCTTGCAATTGCTGCCCGCGGAACATAAATGA